The following are encoded together in the Triticum dicoccoides isolate Atlit2015 ecotype Zavitan chromosome 6B, WEW_v2.0, whole genome shotgun sequence genome:
- the LOC119322218 gene encoding disease resistance protein RGA5-like, translating to MAGVGAGTGALGPVILKLAILLGDEYTMLNRVRKDIAFLERELRRMQILVNVLADMEGLDKVAMDWKGSMRDLSYDMEECIDRFMLRLDNDEAKPSFAKRTARHLKTLFTRHGIGTQIKELKARVTEESERRQRLNLDNYVPTTTEAIDPRLAAFHGVAKGLVAMDGRRDHVVSLLMEESVELKVVAIVGGGGLGKTTLAMEAYREIGGEFQCQAHVTVSRTLNLKKLLKDVLSQIDADAYSKCQSERWEKDQLIRRIQQILTEKRYLLVIDDIWKEQDWKIIAAVFPNNYDGSRIIATTRIANVAKSCYSNSRGQLYQMQPLNDVDSRRLFFKRIFNYDNSCHPQLEEVSSRILKKCGGLPLAIITIASLLANKPQNPNEWERLQDSIGTGLSYESDDEGKGMTHILLLSYWDLPHHLKTCLLYLCIYPEDWYIRCEELKLKWISEGFIATIRGNLYQEAESYFNELVNRSMVQLVYDDLHGYGFQQYCQVHDMVLDLIISLSDEENFATVLNGVCSSLPSKIHRISLQSSRNEQQGALQAITRSKRHVRSLNVFEETKHMPPLEDFQSLRVLDICGDYWLWENKHIRNIGSFYQLRYLRIKSGGITKLPEDIGKLQNLETLNLRDSRIIELPSTTARLQNLVHLFVCNDCVLSADMFGSMRALEEVSDICKVDNPEKILEELGHLTKLRKITMTGLWTEFHQEKLRSSLKGLGNGSLQYIYTFGEIGEYMFRDPCCTFPHLQNLKLEGRMKSVPKGMTYLTNILQLDIAVRLFDEEGLHILMGMPSLLNLQLEVWDQSAGVLTVGSNGFKLLELFHYTIRAPKTTGIKFAADAMPALRWLYLCWRAYPVAFWNSDVADMGFEHLSSLADLRVEIDCYHATLDEVEIVEGFVEKAIALHPNHHNLQLRLRRVCEDLIITNEEREKKEEEERRRREGDGL from the exons ATGGCGGGTGTGGGCGCCGGGACGGGCGCGTTGGGCCCAGTCATCCTCAAGCTCGCCATCTTGCTCGGCGATGAGTACACCATGCTCAATAGGGTGCGCAAGGACATCGCGTTCCTTGAGCGTGAGCTCCGGAGGATGCAGATCCTGGTAAATGTGCTGGCCGACATGGAGGGGCTCGACAAGGTTGCCATGGACTGGAAAGGCAGCATGCGCGACCTCAGCTACGACATGGAAGAGTGCATCGACCGTTTCATGCtccgcctcgacaacgacgaagCCAAGCCCAGCTTCGCCAAGAGGACTGCGCGCCACCTCAAGACGTTGTTCACACGACATGGTATCGGGACACAGATTAAGGAGCTCAAGGCCCGCGTCACAGAGGAGAGCGAACGCCGGCAGCGACTGAATCTCGACAACTACGTCCCAACGACGACCGAGGCAATAGATCCCCGGCTAGCCGCGTTCCATGGGGTGGCCAAGGGCTTGGTGGCCATGGACGGCCGTAGGGATCATGTTGTCTCTTTGTTGATGGAGGAGAGCGTGGAGCTAAAGGTGGTGGCCATTGTTGGAGGTGGAGGGCTTGGAAAGACCACACTTGCCATGGAGGCCTATCGCGAGATTGGAGGAGAGTTCCAGTGCCAAGCTCATGTGACGGTGTCACGCACCCTTAATCTCAAGAAGCTCTTAAAAGATGTCCTGTCTCAAATAGATGCAGATGCATATAGTAAATGTCAGTCGGAGAGGTGGGAGAAGGACCAACTAATTCGTCGAATCCAGCAGATCTTGACAGAAAAGAG GTACTTACTTGTTATTGATGATATATGGAAAGAACAAGACTGGAAAATTATCGCAGCAGTTTTTCCTAACAATTATGATGGTAGCAGAATAATTGCTACTACACGCATTGCCAATGTAGCCAAGTCATGTTATTCTAACTCTCGTGGTCAACTCTACCAAATGCAACCTCTGAATGACGTTGATTCTCGAAGATTGTTCTTTAAGAGAATTTTCAACTATGACAACTCCTGCCATCCTCAACTAGAAGAGGTTTCATCTAGGATCCTAAAAAAATGTGGTGGTCTGCCATTGGCTATAATTACCATTGCGAGTTTGCTAGCTAATAAACCTCAAAACCCAAATGAATGGGAGAGACTCCAAGATTCCATTGGTACTGGTCTTTcatatgagagtgatgatgaaggaAAAGGTATGACACATATATTGTTACTTAGTTATTGGGATCTTCCACACCACTTGAAGACTTGTTTGTTGTACTTATGTATATATCCAGAGGACTGGTATATCCGGTGTGAAGAACTGAAATTGAAATGGATATCTGAAGGATTCATTGCTACAATACGGGGAAATTTATATCAAGAAGCAGAGAGCTATTTTAACGAACTTGTCAATAGAAGCATGGTCCAGCTAGTATATGATGATCTTCACGGTTATGGTTTTCAGCAATATTGTCAGGTTCATGATATGGTGCTTGACCTTATAATATCTCTGTCAGATGAAGAGAACTTTGCCACTGTTTTAAATGGTGTTTGCAGTTCTTTGCCAAGCAAGATCCATCGAATCTCCCTCCAATCTAGTAGGAATGAACAACAAGGGGCACTCCAAGCCATCACACGAAGCAAGCGACATGTTCGCTCACTAAATGTGTTTGAAGAAACAAAGCATATGCCCCCACTTGAGGACTTTCAGTCTTTACGGGTGCTTGATATATGTGGGGACTATTGGTTGTGGGAAAACAAGCATATAAGAAATATTGGAAGTTTCTATCAACTGAGGTATTTGAGAATTAAGTCTGGAGGAATCACAAAGCTTCCTGAAGATATCGGAAAGCTACAGAACTTAGAGACTCTCAATTTGCGGGACTCTCGAATTATAGAACTGCCATCAACTACAGCCCGACTACAGAATTTGGTGCACTTATTTGTTTGCAATGACTGTGTGTTGTCTGCAGATATGTTTGGGAGCATGCGAGCCCTGGAGGAAGTGTCAGATATTTGTAAAGTTGACAACCCTGAGAAAATTTTGGAAGAGCTTGGACATCTAACAAAATTGAGAAAGATTACGATGACTGGATTATGGACTGAATTCCATCAAGAAAAGCTGAGGTCATCTCTGAAGGGGTTGGGCAATGGAAGCCTTCAATATATTTATACTTTTGGAGAAATAGGAGAATATATGTTCAGGGATCCATGCTGCACCTTTCCGCACCTTCAAAATCTTAAACTAGAGGGGCGCATGAAAAGTGTTCCCAAGGGAATGACCTACCTAACCAACATCCTCCAATTAGACATAGCAGTCAGACTATTTGATGAGGAAGGTCTCCATATTCTTATGGGTATGCCTTCTCTGCTCAATCTCCAGCTAGAAGTCTGGGATCAGTCGGCTGGCGTCTTGACTGTAGGTAGTAACGGATTCAAGCTGCTAGAGCTGTTCCACTACACAATTAGGGCACCCAAAACAACGGGTATAAAGTTTGCAGCAGATGCTATGCCAGCACTCCGATGGCTCTATCTTTGCTGGAGAGCCTATCCTGTCGCGTTCTGGAATAGTGACGTTGCTGACATGGGTTTCGAGCATCTTTCAAGCCTCGCTGACCTCCGGGTCGAAATTGATTGTTATCATGCAACTCTGGACGAGGTGGAGATTGTGGAAGGTTTCGTTGAAAAAGCAATCGCTTTGCATCCCAACCATCACAATCTTCAGCTCCGTCTCCGTAGAGTATGTGAAGATTTGATTATAACTAATGAGGAGAGggaaaagaaggaggaggaggaaaggcGTAGGAGAGAAGGTGACGGGTTGTAA